The Rosa rugosa chromosome 3, drRosRugo1.1, whole genome shotgun sequence sequence TGCCTGCAATAGCAGCAATGTCTCTGATAGTGTCTTTGTTCTCAAAAAGTGGTGGTATATCAGTAATACGCACCTAGAAAAATAAGGCATTCAAAGCCACCGAGTGCGGCGGCACAATCCCGTCATACTCTTGCATCACGACGGGGGCTTGGTTGAAACGCCATGGTCCTCCACGTAACACCTTGTTACGATCCCGTTTGAGGTCAAAAGCAATGACAAAACAGTTTTCCGTCCGCTCTTGAATTTTGAAATCTCTTTCAAGTACCCACACACGGCGAAAGAAAAGCCGAATGTCCTATAATAGGGCTGGTTTGGCTGTAAGTGGCCTGGCTAGCAGATAGGACTGCGTCCCGAGTCGTGCCGCAGAGTTGGCAGATCCGGAGAGGTCCACGATCTCGTTGGTTGCAAGGGCCAAGGAGGCCGCAACGTCATCCATGGATGGAGCAGCAGTACGAGCTTGTCGTGCGTTAGCTTTGGTGAGAGGTTTAGGGTTTCTGGCGTCCATAATGGCGCTTAGGGTTTTTCTATCTCTTGATTTTGTTATGTGTCAAGATAGATAGTCGAGCAGAAGAGATGAATATTCTTTGTAATATTAATTAGTTACTTTTTAATAACAATTGATATATAGGAAGCCAGGAAAGCTTTGCCTACAAGGAGATTCGAACCAGGTTGAGCCTTAAGAAAGGGCAAAACTGCAATGCTGCTTTGCCAACTGAATTACAATGGTTTTCATGAAGAGTTAGCACTTTATTATGTAAAACTTGTATAGATTTTGAGTTGGGCTAGCCACTCATGTAAATACGCCATTGTATAGGCATAACAAGGAGGGGGTGTAGCTCATATGGTAGAGCGCTCGCTTCGCATGCGAGAGGCACGGGGTTCGATTCCTAGGGTCCTGAGTTTATGTTCAACAATGCAAGAAAAAACAGCAGCTATAGCTTCTCCGGTACACCATGAGGTGTTAAAGATGACCATTAATCCTATAAAGTGCCAACAAAGTTGAAAAAAGAGCCGGCATGCAGTGCAAAAGGCTGGTGTTTCAACCTAGTTATGACTCTCTCAGAACTCATGGCCGGTGAACACAGTATGCTCAAGTTATCCTCATTTCGCTACAAgtgaaggaaaataataagagcaagttcacccgttgggtcaccaggtcagttactattcactattttttagtgtttatttctaccatctgggtcacgggcacagtttcCAAACTGACCTAGGTGCAGGTCATGAAAttgacccagaaagtgaccAAGAGTGACCCATATCAGTTTGGAAATTGTGCCTGTGACCCAGAAGgtggaaataaacataaaaagcagtgaatagtaaataATCCGGTGactcaacgggtggacttgctctaaaaGACCTGACGTAGAAAAACATATTAATTGTATTATTGTATATTGAGACATGGCATGACAGGAGACTGGGAGAGAAGAAGATAAGGGATAAATGAACAGTACAGCTTGGGTGAAAAAATGGTAAAGATCAGAGAGGTAGTCTTATTGTAGACTAGCTAGGAAATAAATGGGGTTGCGTGGTGGTGCTAGAGAGAGGGGACCCCATTAATGTGCACAGTACTAAGATATAGGGTCTACCGTAGCAGGAGGTGACCATTTCTCACTATATTTCTAGCTtgtcactctctctccccctctctcgCCCTCACTCTATAAGAGTGTTGTGTGACTCATTGGGAAATGATAGCAATAAAGGAACCATAAAAACTAAACCTTCTTAGCAATCTTCGCAAGTTTGTATCGTCCTCCTTggctccttctctttcttctcctaAAACCAGTAGCAACTACTTCTACTACTATAACTACTACTCAATTTCCTTCCCTATAGCCCACTATTCACTTTCCTTAACTTCAAAGATACACACAAATATATCGGAACAATGAGTAGTACTACTGAAACTCAGTTGGGTTCAGAAACTGATAGCAGCTCATCCTCTTCATCACCACCGTCTTCGCCTGCAAGTTCCCGACCCCTAAACCCCAACAAGCCTAGTTCACCGGAATCGGAGACtaaaaacaacaagaagatcAAACGGGACAGAGACTCCAGCAAGCACCCGGTTTACCGCGGCGTCCGGATGCGCAACTGGGGCAAATGGGTCTCTGAAATCCGCGAGCCCCGCAAGAAGTCGCGCATTTGGCTCGGGACCTTCCCCACCCCCGAAATGGCCGCCAGAGCACATGACGTGGCCGCGTTGAGCATCAAAGGCAACTCAGCGATACTCAACTTCCCCGAACTCAGCAACTCGCTGCCGCGGCCGGCCTCGCTCGCTCCCCGAGACGTCCAGGCCGCGGCGTCCAAGGCTGCCCAAATGCACCAGTTCGACTCCAAGCCTTCAATGTCCACCACGTCATCGTCGTCGTCGTTGTGTTCTCTGGTCTCGGCTATAGACAACCTCTCGACCGAGTCAGAGGAGCTGAGCGAGATCGTTCAGTTGCCGAGTCTGGGGACGAGTTACGAGTCGTACGAGTTGAGAAATGAGTTTTTGTTGGTGGACTCGGCCGAGGACGAGTGGGTTTATCCGCCGCCGTGGCTACAGCAAATGGGGGACTGCGGCGTGTATTTGTGCGGTGGGTTAGGAAGTTCTTCTAATTCAACCGGCTTTGAGGGTTTGTTATGGGATTATTAATTAGTAAGTGGTCTTGTTCCAAAGTGTTTAATTGTAAATTAATGTAAGTGTGTTTTTTTggctttttgaagtttttagcCCTTATGGTTTTTCATTTAAGGGCTTAAACTCTGATCTATTAATCTCATCCCTCCTCTGCTTTGTGTGTAAGTACTGTTAGGATGAGGTTGGTTGGTAACTTTGTGCAAATACAATAAACCCTTTGTTTTTCCCATTGTTCCTTTTTACCTTTTATATTAATGCCATTTTTGAGACGTTACAAGGTTAATCTAAGAGGTGAGAGAAGGTGGGAGAGTTGTGTTAGGAACTTGGGATTAGACTATATCATGAATTCGATCTCCTTCAATGTGGTTAaaaaagaataccattttatatttttattggtaTCTCTTATAGAAAGTTCTCTCTTATAGAAAGCACAATCTTGAGGAAGCACTACAATAATATATAGTGTCAAACATGTCAGCATTAAAATTATTGTCTTAATTCTCGATCTTCTTAACTTTATGATCATCAAACATGTGAAATACACTCAATATGTGCTTTATCGTCAAAAAATTACAAATGCACTGTCAAACACCCTAAATTAAGTGTTATGAAATCTTGTCCCAATTGTCATTTCTGATCGCAAAATGTTTACCGGCCAGCAGCTTCCATGCAACAACATTCACTTTATTCTGCTGTGTTCTTGGGAATTGAAATGAATTAATTTACAAGAACATTCCAAGGCAAAAAACAAAGGGGGAGGGCCGTTGAGGGAAGAGGGTATTAAATCTCCAAATCATGAATCTTAAGGTAACACCACCAGAACAAGAACAGAAgaagaacaacagaaacaacaacaaaaatgacagaagaaagaaagagaatagGTAAAAAGTACTCTAGCTCTAAAAGGAGTAAAGAACCCAAGTACTAGTTCTGAAATGCTGATGGTGTATGATTAATTTGGCAGCTAATACCAGATGTGAAACATGATGAGCTGTGAATGGAGACACTGAAAGTGACTGTTAAATTTTTTCTCAAAGGAGTAAACAGCAACCATCTAGTACTAGTaggcttttttttattttttttatttccaaCTCTTTTAATTTATCTGCTTGTAATCTTCCAAACTCTTGAAGAATTATATAGAGAATCAGAGATCAATCAGTtttccttcttctccttttcttttttgggggAGATGAGACAAACCAGAGAATCATCTTTTAGAGCCTGACCCCAATTGAAGCCCTTGTTCAAGAGTCAAGACCCACACAActataaagaaaaacaaaataatcatGCATTATGTATACAATATACCAAATAATGATGCTGCTGAAATATTTTAACCCAGCAAAGCTAGATCAACTATTTGCACACAAGAGCTAGATATTTATTCAATTCATATTAGTCTTAGAATATGTATGGTTGGAGAGCACTCTATTATAAAGTGCCCACACCTGTAACTTGTTCTTCACTaaagtggtttttttttttttttcaattattgcaGACATTGACCACTTTTATAAATTTTCTTCTTTGAGAACAAAGTTTGATGCTTCAATTTTATGCACGAGCACGTTTTGTTCCTCAAATTAGAATTAAGATACATATTATACTCTCGGGGTAATCATTCAATCctgctaattaattaattaattagttacataattttttttttttttggggggggggggggggggttaatTAAGATAATGAACGAATGGAAAAATATAGTAGGATCTTCAAACATATATGGGTGATATCATAGCATCATAAACAAGCGTCAAGCTGGGGTACCATATCCATCATCCATGGATTCTCTGGTATAGTTGCATGaataaaacagaaaacaaattaataaactacattaCTAGACCAGAGACCAAAGGTCATCTGTACGTTATGATTGATCAAAACCTAACAATATATATACTAATTATTGCATTAGTATATCTAATTGTCAATGATTATGCCTTTGCCATTTTAGAATCACGATCCTATACATAAAAGGGCTGTCGACATAAATTCAAGCAGTATGAACAGGATGAGACAAGCTAGGGTTGAAAATTAAAGAATTAATAATTTTTAAACAGAATTATGTAAAAGCATAATAGTGACATACTGACATTATAACTATTGTGGTTCAATTGTCTTTGTTAGCTTTCTTATATAGCAGCCTTTTCAGTATCGTGGGTGTGTGTGTATACGCTAGAGTAGTTTATGGATAAATTGTCTGATCTTTCTATTCAGTCCACCTTCCTTATATAGAAAAAAACGAAGACCTCTTCTGCTGAGGCGCTGGCTTCTGGCTTCAATTCTCTACACTACTTGGACTATTTGGAACTGCAGGAATAATTTAATCTTTAAGCATCTTCAAGCTTCTCCTACTTGTGTTTTTTAGGCTTTTCTGCTAAGCTCTAGTTATCTTAAGGCTAATCCTAGAACCTCTAATCCAAAGGTTACAAAATTCTTTCATATCAAATGGCAGCCTCCTAATGTGAATCAAGTTAAGTTGAACTCTGATGGTTCTGTTAGAAATGGGATGGCCACTATCGGCTTTGTAATTCGCAATGAGGATGGTAATCCTCTGTTCGTAGCTGTGAGAAAGCTTGGGCATACTTCGGTACTTGTGACGGAGGCAACGACTTTACGAGACGGTTTACACACTACTTTTCTGCATCAGCACCCCAATTTAGTTGTGGAAGGAGATTCCAAGCTCTTAATAGATTGTGTTTAAGGCAAATGCCAGATACCTTGGCGCATCAGGACTCTAATTAATGACATCAAGGCGCTCACTCTTCATTTTCAGTTGATTCCGCCATATCTTTCGAGAGgccaattttgttgcagatcGCTTAGCTTCAGCAGCTCATACTTCTGCTAATCCTTCTGTTTGGTTCTTTTGTTTGCCTCTTTCGGTGTCCCCAGCGTTCTAGTTAGATCAGGTGGGAGGGAATGTTTGTAGAGGCTTTGTCTTTTAGTTgttgttctcttttttttgtcattaaaaaaaaatgaagacagTTTGAATTCATTAATTAACTTATGTCGCAAAGTTACAAAACGTGATTGATAGTTTGTACAAATTTATAaatttgaagacaaaatttagcCTAAATCAGATCTGTGTGTATAAAATACAGGAAATCTCCATAGTATATATATGATATCCTTTTTAAAGCTGaataatttcattaatttaGATAAGGGGTCTGTTCAAATTAAGTCACTTTGGCTTGCATGAGAATGTATTCTTTGGATTGAGACTTACACCGGCATTTCCACGTTGTATACTTCGTCGTTTAATGCTGCTTCCTCTTGAGTTTTCAGAGGGGTGCTGCGCCTACGTTGCTGCATCTATTTGGCCTGTTATTTGGCTGTGCTGTTTCGTgaaaatttttagccaaaaagatgaaaaaaaaacaaaacaaaacataaaaaaaaaacaaaaaaaacaaaaaaatcgatCAGATTGAACATgatcgagtttttttttttttttttttttttaacccaaAGGTCGAACCTTATTATTCCACATGATGAGTACAATTCAAAAACCTAGATCGAAGAGGAAGAATTGCGCTAGCACAAATTAATTGAGGAAATTAAGGGTTGACTTGGGCAAAGACAGATCAAGTACTATGGTTGTAATGCATC is a genomic window containing:
- the LOC133741144 gene encoding ethylene-responsive transcription factor TINY-like; amino-acid sequence: MSSTTETQLGSETDSSSSSSSPPSSPASSRPLNPNKPSSPESETKNNKKIKRDRDSSKHPVYRGVRMRNWGKWVSEIREPRKKSRIWLGTFPTPEMAARAHDVAALSIKGNSAILNFPELSNSLPRPASLAPRDVQAAASKAAQMHQFDSKPSMSTTSSSSSLCSLVSAIDNLSTESEELSEIVQLPSLGTSYESYELRNEFLLVDSAEDEWVYPPPWLQQMGDCGVYLCGGLGSSSNSTGFEGLLWDY